One window of Perca fluviatilis chromosome 12, GENO_Pfluv_1.0, whole genome shotgun sequence genomic DNA carries:
- the vgll3 gene encoding transcription cofactor vestigial-like protein 3 — translation MSCLDVMYHQSYGAHYLPAAAYKATYYNHHHQQQQRRLSVYSKMQECMEQPQGGGKAMLSRDQGLRQGPGAPGTVSGLRSTPDSELKDGTQPAEAEYLSSRCVLFTYFQGDIGDVVDEHFSRALSQSSTFNSETKPIRVTQPSASWKDGGSLSEGQSSSVWNSTYPSQASPCLPSVSVSVHPDFSSSPVSFNHPDGALWADHVLSQASLPPPAALPDSWTYSLNPQSTSGYPNVHNVYHPHPHPHIHTRHHHHHMLHSYPTHSPALDPRFNPLLLPGVRNQNQPSASAGSSPHSEGVKTEMDPSRNSPVTAASVTWTPASLHGSLEVYDSALDQTKAKTSVWF, via the exons ATGAGTTGCCTGGATGTGATGTACCACCAAAGCTATGGAGCGCACTACCTCCCTGCAGCGGCGTACAAGGCGACCTACTATAACCACcatcaccagcaacaacag aggAGGCTGAGTGTTTACAGTAAGATGCAGGAGTGTATGGAGCAGCCACAAGGAGGAGGAAAAGCTATGCTTTCCAGGGATCAGGGCCTCCGGCAAGGTCCTGGAGCACCAGGAACCGTATCAGGTCTTAGATCCACACCCGATTCAGAGCTGAAGGATGGTACTCAACCAGCAGAGGCAGAGTACTTGAGCTCCCGGTGCGTTTTGTTCACCTACTTTCAAGGCGACATCGGTGACGTGGTCGATGAGCACTTCTCCCGGGCTCTCAGTCAGTCCAGCACCTTCAACAGCGAGACCAAACCGATCAGAGTGACTCAGCCATCTGCCTCATGGAAAG ATGGTGGGTCTCTCTCCGAGGGtcagagcagctcagtgtggaaCAGCACCTATCCATCCCAGGCCAGTCCTTGCCttccctctgtgtctgtctcagtcCATCCAGACTTCTCCTCCAGCCCCGTTTCCTTCAACCATCCGGATGGAGCTCTGTGGGCTGACCACGTGCTCTCCCAGGCCAGCCTCCCGCCTCCGGCTGCCCTCCCCGATAGCTGGACCTACAGCCTGAACCCCCAGAGCACAAGCGGCTACCCAAATGTCCACAACGTCTACCATCCTCACCCCCATCCTCACATCCACACCcggcaccaccaccaccacatgcTCCATTCATACCCGACCCACAGCCCAGCATTGGATCCCAGGTTTAATCCTCTGCTGCTGCCTGGTGTTAGAAACCAGAACCAGCCAAGCGCCAGCGCAGGGAGTTCCCCACACAGCGAGGGGGTGAAGACGGAGATGGACCCCAGCCGCAACAGCCCTGTCACGGCTGCCTCTGTAACCTGGACTCCCGCGTCCCTCCATGGATCCTTGGAGGTGTATGACTCAG CTCTTGATCAAACCAAAGCAAAGACGTCAGTTTGGTTCTAA